A genomic stretch from Oncorhynchus tshawytscha isolate Ot180627B linkage group LG07, Otsh_v2.0, whole genome shotgun sequence includes:
- the LOC112254355 gene encoding PRA1 family protein 3 — protein MAKVELTPLRAWDDFFPGSDRFAKPDVRDLPKWNNRVVNNLLYYQTNYLAMAVMVFLIVGFLNPMEMFMGMAVVSLVFLGSVWAGENKAMIKDFKRQNPTLFVMAVMLASYFLMSLFDGVMVFIFGITFPLLLIFAHASFRLRNMKNKLENKMEGAGLKKSPIGILLDALGQQEESLQKIQEFLEGKLKEG, from the exons ATGGCTAAGGTAGAACTCACACCGCTGAGAGCCTGGGACGATTTCTTCCCAGGTTCTGACCGATTTGCTAAACCAGACGTGAGAGATCTACCTAAATGGAACAACAGGGTTGTCAACAACTTGCTTTACTATCAGACGAACTATTTGGCGATGGCTGTCATGGTTTTCCTTATTGTGGG GTTCCTGAACCCTATGGAGATGTTCATGGGCATGGCGGTGGTGTCATTGGTCTTCCTGGGCTCAGTGTGGGCTGGAGAGAATAAGGCCATGATCAAGGACTTTAAGCGGCAGAACCCCACATTGTTTGTCATGGCAGTGATGCTTGCCAGCTACTTCCTCATGTCTCTCTTCGATGGCGTCATGGTCTTTATATTTGGGATCACGTTTCCTCTTCTCT TGATCTTTGCACATGCCTCATTTCGCCTTCGCAACATGAAGAATAAACTGGAGAATAAAATGGAGGGGGCGGGGCTAAAGAAGTCACCAATAGGTATTCTACTGGATGCACTGGGCCAGCAGGAAGAGAGTCTGCAAAAGATCCAAGAATTCTTGGAAGGAAAACTAAAGGAAGGATGA